In Gossypium hirsutum isolate 1008001.06 chromosome D06, Gossypium_hirsutum_v2.1, whole genome shotgun sequence, one genomic interval encodes:
- the LOC107900585 gene encoding ABC transporter F family member 2 isoform X1 yields the protein MVLSTKLHRFDLRSTFFTSPCPSFTPNSSSLVSPKTFKFRPTKITAQVSTLSVETSVKDPESDIESLFSSNTEEIDRKRFNKQSNAGASGISSGVKLENISKSYKGVTVSKDVNWEVKKGEKIGLVGVNAAGKTTRLRIITGQEEPDSGNVIKAKSNMKNAFLNQEFGVSMSRTVREEFMSAFKEEMEISDRLERVQKSIEGATEDLELMGMLLDEFDLLQRRAQAVDLDEVDAKVSKLMPELGFSPEDSDSSGLHFLSTTRRKQNLFAPPISNKLIHPPLLHAPPLLPSISRINGKMKACCRAISTTYPMAITSRFNPCFITKVAEPNADLIGDEDDVLQDPNTLSHLKTELLQQLKGINRGIFGVPSSKKSDVEALVKLLESHNPTPDPILNLEKVGGCWKLLYSTITILGSKRTKLGLRDFITLGEFFQIIDIEKSKAVNVIKFNARGLKLLNGKLTIEASFKIASKSRVDVSYDNSTVTPDQLLNVFSKNYDVLLAIFNPDGWLEITYVDDTMRIGRDDKENIFILERSEEDTV from the exons ATGGTGCTCTCCACAAAACTCCACCGTTTTGACCTTCGTTCAACATTCTTCACCTCTCCTTGCCCCTCGTTTACTCCCAATTCCTCCTCTTTAGTCTCCCCCAAAACCTTTAAATTTAGACCAACTAAAATAACTGCCCAAGTTTCCACTCTCAGCGTTGAAACCTCCGTTAAGGACCCAGAAAGCGACATTGAATCACTGTTTTCCTCCAATACAGAAGAAATTGATCGGAAACGTTTCAACAAGCAATCCAATGCCGGTGCTTCGGGTATTTCCTCCGGTGTAAAGCTTGAAAACATTAGCAAGAGCTATAAAGGAGTAACTGTTTCGAAAGATGTGAATTGGGAAGTGAAAAAAGGCGAGAAAATTGGACTGGTTGGAGTAAATGCAGCAGGGAAAACGACCCGGTTGAGAATTATAACGGGACAAGAAGAACCCGATTCGGGGAACGTTATAAAGgccaaatcaaacatgaaaaaTGCATTTTTGAACCAAGAATTTGGGGTTTCGATGAGCAGGACGGTGAGGGAGGAGTTTATGAGTGCTTTTAAAGAAGAAATGGAGATTTCTGACAGGTTAGAGAGGGTACAGAAGTCGATAGAAGGGGCTACCGAGGATTTGGAGTTGATGGGAATGCTTTTGGATGAGTTTGATTTGTTGCAGAGGAGGGCTCAGGCTGTGGATTTGGATGAGGTTGATGCTAAGGTTAGTAAGTTGATGCCAGAGCTTGGGTTTTCCCCCGAGGATTCCGATAGCTCTGGGCTTCATTTTCTTTCCACAACACGAAGGAAACAAAACTTGTTTGCACCACCCATTTCCAACAAGCTTATCCACCCTCCACTACTCCATGCTCCCCCTTTGCTTCCTTCCATATCCAGAATCAATGGAAAGATGAAAGCTTGCTGCAGGGCCATCTCAACCACATATCCAATGGCTATCACCTCTAGATTCAACCCCTGTTTCATCACTAAAGTGGCTGAACCTAACGCTGACTTAATCGGCGATGAGGATGATGTATTACAAGATCCTAACACACTTTCTCACCTCAAAACTGAACTCTTACAGCAACTCAAAG GAATCAATAGAGGGATTTTTGGAGTCCCATCCTCAAAGAAATCTGACGTTGAAGCTCTGGTGAAGCTGCTAGAATCTCACAATCCAACTCCAGATCCTATCTTGAATCTAGAAAAG GTAGGTGGTTGCTGGAAGCTACTTTATAGTACTATTACAATCTTGGGTTCCAAGAGAACAAAGCTTGGGTTGAGGGATTTCATCACTTTGGGAGAGTTTTTCCAGATCATTGATATTGAAAAG AGCAAAGCAGTTAACGTGATAAAGTTCAATGCCAGAGGATTGAAATTGTTAAATGGGAAGCTCACAATTGAAGCTTCCTTCAAGATCGCATCCAAATCA AGAGTTGATGTAAGTTACGATAACTCGACAGTCACTCCTGATCAG CTGTTGAATGTGTTCTCGAAAAATTATGATGTTCTGCTTGCTATCTTCAATCCGGATGGGTGGCTGGAGATAAC GTATGTAGATGATACGATGAGGATAGGGAGAGATGATAAAGAGAACATCTTCATATTAGAAAGATCAGAAGAAGACACAGTCTAG
- the LOC107900585 gene encoding ABC transporter F family member 5 isoform X3 — translation MVLSTKLHRFDLRSTFFTSPCPSFTPNSSSLVSPKTFKFRPTKITAQVSTLSVETSVKDPESDIESLFSSNTEEIDRKRFNKQSNAGASGISSGVKLENISKSYKGVTVSKDVNWEVKKGEKIGLVGVNAAGKTTRLRIITGQEEPDSGNVIKAKSNMKNAFLNQEFGVSMSRTVREEFMSAFKEEMEISDRLERVQKSIEGATEDLELMGMLLDEFDLLQRRAQAVDLDEVDAKVSKLMPELGFSPEDSDSSGLHFLSTTRRKQNLFAPPISNKLIHPPLLHAPPLLPSISRINGKMKACCRAISTTYPMAITSRFNPCFITKVAEPNADLIGDEDDVLQDPNTLSHLKTELLQQLKGINRGIFGVPSSKKSDVEALVKLLESHNPTPDPILNLEKVGGCWKLLYSTITILGSKRTKLGLRDFITLGEFFQIIDIEKLT, via the exons ATGGTGCTCTCCACAAAACTCCACCGTTTTGACCTTCGTTCAACATTCTTCACCTCTCCTTGCCCCTCGTTTACTCCCAATTCCTCCTCTTTAGTCTCCCCCAAAACCTTTAAATTTAGACCAACTAAAATAACTGCCCAAGTTTCCACTCTCAGCGTTGAAACCTCCGTTAAGGACCCAGAAAGCGACATTGAATCACTGTTTTCCTCCAATACAGAAGAAATTGATCGGAAACGTTTCAACAAGCAATCCAATGCCGGTGCTTCGGGTATTTCCTCCGGTGTAAAGCTTGAAAACATTAGCAAGAGCTATAAAGGAGTAACTGTTTCGAAAGATGTGAATTGGGAAGTGAAAAAAGGCGAGAAAATTGGACTGGTTGGAGTAAATGCAGCAGGGAAAACGACCCGGTTGAGAATTATAACGGGACAAGAAGAACCCGATTCGGGGAACGTTATAAAGgccaaatcaaacatgaaaaaTGCATTTTTGAACCAAGAATTTGGGGTTTCGATGAGCAGGACGGTGAGGGAGGAGTTTATGAGTGCTTTTAAAGAAGAAATGGAGATTTCTGACAGGTTAGAGAGGGTACAGAAGTCGATAGAAGGGGCTACCGAGGATTTGGAGTTGATGGGAATGCTTTTGGATGAGTTTGATTTGTTGCAGAGGAGGGCTCAGGCTGTGGATTTGGATGAGGTTGATGCTAAGGTTAGTAAGTTGATGCCAGAGCTTGGGTTTTCCCCCGAGGATTCCGATAGCTCTGGGCTTCATTTTCTTTCCACAACACGAAGGAAACAAAACTTGTTTGCACCACCCATTTCCAACAAGCTTATCCACCCTCCACTACTCCATGCTCCCCCTTTGCTTCCTTCCATATCCAGAATCAATGGAAAGATGAAAGCTTGCTGCAGGGCCATCTCAACCACATATCCAATGGCTATCACCTCTAGATTCAACCCCTGTTTCATCACTAAAGTGGCTGAACCTAACGCTGACTTAATCGGCGATGAGGATGATGTATTACAAGATCCTAACACACTTTCTCACCTCAAAACTGAACTCTTACAGCAACTCAAAG GAATCAATAGAGGGATTTTTGGAGTCCCATCCTCAAAGAAATCTGACGTTGAAGCTCTGGTGAAGCTGCTAGAATCTCACAATCCAACTCCAGATCCTATCTTGAATCTAGAAAAG GTAGGTGGTTGCTGGAAGCTACTTTATAGTACTATTACAATCTTGGGTTCCAAGAGAACAAAGCTTGGGTTGAGGGATTTCATCACTTTGGGAGAGTTTTTCCAGATCATTGATATTGAAAAG TTAACGTGA
- the LOC107900585 gene encoding ABC transporter F family member 5 isoform X2 — translation MVLSTKLHRFDLRSTFFTSPCPSFTPNSSSLVSPKTFKFRPTKITAQVSTLSVETSVKDPESDIESLFSSNTEEIDRKRFNKQSNAGASGISSGVKLENISKSYKGVTVSKDVNWEVKKGEKIGLVGVNAAGKTTRLRIITGQEEPDSGNVIKAKSNMKNAFLNQEFGVSMSRTVREEFMSAFKEEMEISDRLERVQKSIEGATEDLELMGMLLDEFDLLQRRAQAVDLDEVDAKVSKLMPELGFSPEDSDSSGLHFLSTTRRKQNLFAPPISNKLIHPPLLHAPPLLPSISRINGKMKACCRAISTTYPMAITSRFNPCFITKVAEPNADLIGDEDDVLQDPNTLSHLKTELLQQLKGINRGIFGVPSSKKSDVEALVKLLESHNPTPDPILNLEKVGGCWKLLYSTITILGSKRTKLGLRDFITLGEFFQIIDIEKHLVMGKWRAKQLT, via the exons ATGGTGCTCTCCACAAAACTCCACCGTTTTGACCTTCGTTCAACATTCTTCACCTCTCCTTGCCCCTCGTTTACTCCCAATTCCTCCTCTTTAGTCTCCCCCAAAACCTTTAAATTTAGACCAACTAAAATAACTGCCCAAGTTTCCACTCTCAGCGTTGAAACCTCCGTTAAGGACCCAGAAAGCGACATTGAATCACTGTTTTCCTCCAATACAGAAGAAATTGATCGGAAACGTTTCAACAAGCAATCCAATGCCGGTGCTTCGGGTATTTCCTCCGGTGTAAAGCTTGAAAACATTAGCAAGAGCTATAAAGGAGTAACTGTTTCGAAAGATGTGAATTGGGAAGTGAAAAAAGGCGAGAAAATTGGACTGGTTGGAGTAAATGCAGCAGGGAAAACGACCCGGTTGAGAATTATAACGGGACAAGAAGAACCCGATTCGGGGAACGTTATAAAGgccaaatcaaacatgaaaaaTGCATTTTTGAACCAAGAATTTGGGGTTTCGATGAGCAGGACGGTGAGGGAGGAGTTTATGAGTGCTTTTAAAGAAGAAATGGAGATTTCTGACAGGTTAGAGAGGGTACAGAAGTCGATAGAAGGGGCTACCGAGGATTTGGAGTTGATGGGAATGCTTTTGGATGAGTTTGATTTGTTGCAGAGGAGGGCTCAGGCTGTGGATTTGGATGAGGTTGATGCTAAGGTTAGTAAGTTGATGCCAGAGCTTGGGTTTTCCCCCGAGGATTCCGATAGCTCTGGGCTTCATTTTCTTTCCACAACACGAAGGAAACAAAACTTGTTTGCACCACCCATTTCCAACAAGCTTATCCACCCTCCACTACTCCATGCTCCCCCTTTGCTTCCTTCCATATCCAGAATCAATGGAAAGATGAAAGCTTGCTGCAGGGCCATCTCAACCACATATCCAATGGCTATCACCTCTAGATTCAACCCCTGTTTCATCACTAAAGTGGCTGAACCTAACGCTGACTTAATCGGCGATGAGGATGATGTATTACAAGATCCTAACACACTTTCTCACCTCAAAACTGAACTCTTACAGCAACTCAAAG GAATCAATAGAGGGATTTTTGGAGTCCCATCCTCAAAGAAATCTGACGTTGAAGCTCTGGTGAAGCTGCTAGAATCTCACAATCCAACTCCAGATCCTATCTTGAATCTAGAAAAG GTAGGTGGTTGCTGGAAGCTACTTTATAGTACTATTACAATCTTGGGTTCCAAGAGAACAAAGCTTGGGTTGAGGGATTTCATCACTTTGGGAGAGTTTTTCCAGATCATTGATATTGAAAAG catttggTGATGGGAAAATGGAGAGCAAAGCAGTTAACGTGA